Proteins from one Oscillatoria nigro-viridis PCC 7112 genomic window:
- a CDS encoding type II toxin-antitoxin system Phd/YefM family antitoxin, whose product MSKRLTIAQAQQQLPNLPQELINEPIIITQDGVPVMAAMSYTHLTELLETLDILTDTEFVAKLRQSITQARQGETISWENAKAKLGL is encoded by the coding sequence ATGTCCAAACGACTCACCATTGCCCAAGCACAGCAGCAGCTTCCCAACCTACCCCAAGAACTTATCAATGAGCCGATCATCATCACTCAAGATGGCGTTCCCGTTATGGCTGCAATGAGCTACACGCATTTGACTGAACTGTTAGAAACCTTAGATATTCTCACCGATACAGAATTCGTTGCCAAATTGCGCCAAAGCATCACCCAAGCACGCCAAGGGGAAACTATTTCCTGGGAAAATGCCAAAGCAAAATTGGGACTATGA
- a CDS encoding type II toxin-antitoxin system RelE family toxin, producing MLSVKDRREQEKLRDRIDRLKVEPQKQGKALVDNLSGFRSIRAVGQRYRIVYQVEQERVLVVVVGLGRRKDGDKKDIYTILEKLLEP from the coding sequence ATGCTTTCGGTTAAAGATCGACGAGAACAGGAAAAATTGCGCGATCGCATCGATCGACTAAAAGTTGAACCACAAAAGCAAGGCAAAGCCCTTGTAGATAACCTATCAGGATTTCGCAGCATCCGAGCTGTTGGACAGCGCTATCGTATAGTTTATCAAGTCGAACAAGAGCGAGTTCTAGTTGTTGTCGTGGGACTAGGGAGACGTAAAGATGGTGACAAAAAAGACATTTACACCATCTTAGAAAAACTGTTAGAGCCGTGA
- the prfC gene encoding peptide chain release factor 3 gives MTTELETELLTAARRRRNFAIISHPDAGKTTLTEKLLLYGGAIHEAGSVKARRAQRHATSDWMAMEQQRGISITSTVLQFEYKKYHINLLDTPGHQDFSEDTYRTLAAADNAVMLEDAAKGLEPQTRKLFEVCKLRSLPIFTFFNKLDRPSRDPLDLLDEIEKELGLQTYPVNWPIGTGDRFKGVFDRRGQKIHLFERTKHGSRAAVDTVIELGDPRIEDLLEQDLYYQLKEELELLDELGTELDLDLVRAGKMTPVFFGSAMSNFGVELFLDAFLDYAMKPIARKSSAGELPPTYEDFSGFVFKLQANMDPRHRDRVAFIRVCTGKFEKDMNVTHARTGKTVRLSRPQKLFAQDRESIDVAYPGDVIGLNNPGVFAIGDTIYTGQKLEYEGIPCFSPELFAFLRNPNPSKFKQFRKGVSELQEEGAVQIMYSVDEAKREPILAAVGQLQFEVVQFRMQSEYNVETTIDMLPYSVARWVDGGWEALEKVGRLFNTVTVKDIWGRPVLLFRNEWNCRQVEGEHPVLKLNAIAPVVSGLAVSEE, from the coding sequence ATGACAACAGAACTCGAAACTGAACTGCTAACTGCTGCCCGGCGCCGGCGCAACTTTGCTATTATCTCGCACCCCGACGCGGGAAAAACTACTTTGACAGAAAAGCTGCTGCTGTACGGAGGTGCAATTCACGAAGCAGGTTCTGTGAAAGCGCGGCGGGCCCAGCGACACGCTACCTCTGACTGGATGGCGATGGAACAGCAGCGGGGAATTTCTATTACTTCTACTGTTTTGCAGTTTGAGTATAAAAAATATCACATTAATCTGCTCGATACTCCGGGACACCAAGATTTTAGCGAAGATACTTATCGCACTCTGGCGGCGGCTGACAATGCAGTAATGCTTGAGGATGCTGCTAAGGGTTTGGAACCGCAAACTCGGAAGTTATTTGAAGTTTGCAAGCTGCGAAGTTTGCCTATTTTTACTTTCTTTAATAAGCTCGATCGCCCTAGCAGAGATCCTTTGGATTTGTTGGACGAAATTGAGAAGGAATTGGGGTTGCAGACTTATCCGGTAAATTGGCCGATAGGTACGGGCGATCGCTTTAAAGGTGTTTTCGATCGCAGAGGGCAGAAGATTCACTTATTTGAGCGGACTAAACACGGTTCTCGCGCTGCTGTTGATACCGTCATCGAATTGGGCGATCCGCGCATTGAAGATTTGTTGGAACAAGACCTTTACTATCAGCTCAAAGAAGAGTTAGAACTGCTGGATGAGTTGGGAACTGAACTCGATTTAGATTTAGTTCGGGCTGGAAAAATGACGCCTGTTTTCTTTGGCAGCGCGATGAGCAATTTTGGGGTCGAACTGTTTTTAGATGCGTTTTTAGATTACGCTATGAAGCCGATCGCCCGCAAGAGCAGCGCCGGAGAGTTGCCGCCAACTTATGAAGATTTTAGCGGGTTTGTGTTTAAATTGCAAGCGAATATGGACCCGAGACACCGCGATCGGGTGGCGTTTATTCGGGTTTGTACGGGCAAGTTTGAAAAGGACATGAACGTGACTCACGCTCGCACTGGTAAAACGGTGCGCTTGTCAAGACCTCAAAAGTTATTTGCTCAGGATCGGGAGTCGATCGATGTTGCGTATCCGGGCGACGTGATCGGTTTGAACAATCCGGGAGTATTTGCGATCGGCGATACTATTTACACCGGGCAAAAACTGGAATATGAAGGCATTCCCTGTTTTTCTCCCGAACTTTTTGCGTTTTTGAGAAATCCCAATCCTTCTAAGTTTAAGCAGTTCCGCAAAGGCGTTTCGGAGTTGCAGGAAGAAGGCGCAGTGCAAATTATGTACTCGGTTGACGAGGCGAAACGCGAGCCAATTTTGGCGGCTGTCGGACAGTTGCAATTTGAGGTGGTGCAGTTCAGAATGCAGTCGGAATATAATGTCGAAACGACGATCGATATGTTGCCTTACAGTGTAGCTCGTTGGGTTGACGGCGGTTGGGAAGCGCTGGAAAAAGTTGGGCGGCTGTTTAATACGGTGACGGTGAAAGATATTTGGGGAAGGCCTGTTTTGCTGTTTAGAAATGAGTGGAATTGCCGACAGGTGGAAGGAGAACACCCTGTTTTGAAGTTAAATGCGATCGCCCCTGTGGTTTCGGGTTTGGCTGTTAGCGAGGAGTGA